GACATTGCCCGGCCGAAGACCCGCGATCTGGTTGCCTTGCTGCAGGGCCTTGGCTTGCAGCGTGTGCTCATTCTTGTCGACGAATGCAAGGATAACCTGCGTTTGTCGGCGCAAAATCTCCACTGGGTTGATGTTGTCGATATTCACAGCCTGAACCCGCTTGCGCTCGTCCGCTTTGAGAAAGTGCTGGCGACTGCTGCTGCAGTCAAGGCTGTCGGGGAGCGTTTGTCATGACCGTCAATCTCGCCAATGAAAAACTGATGTCCGTATTGGTCGGGCCGCATCTTTCCGAAAAGAGCAGCCGGGTTGCGGAGAAAGTCAGGCAGTTTGTGTTCAAGGTGCGTCGCGACGCTGACAAGAAGCAGGTAAAGCGCGCTGTTGAGCTGATGTTCGGCGTCAAGGTTACCGCTGTGCAGGTTGTGCATGTGGCCGGCAAGGTGAAGCGGCTCGGTCGCAGCATCGGCAAGCGCCAGGACTGGAAGAAGGCCTATGTAACGCTGGCCGAAGGCCAGGATATCGACTTCCACGGGAACGCCTGACAGGCTCCGGAAGAAAGACGTTCGATCAAGAGACCCTAGGGCTTAAACCATGGCACTCCAGCAAACAAAACCAACCTCCCCTGGGCGTCGTTTCGTCGTCAAGGTGACGACACCGGACCTGCACAAGGGTGCGCCACATGCGCCGCTCGTCGTGCAGATCGGCCGCGCTACCGGTCACAACAGCCATGGCCGGATCACCACGCGGCACAAGGGTGGTGGTCACAAGCGGTTATACCGGATCATCGACTTCAAGCGCGACAAGGACGGAATCCCGGCGAAGGTCGAGCATATTGAATACGATCCGAATCGTAGCGCGCATATCGCCCTGCTGCTGTACGCAGACGGCGAGCGTCGCTACATCATTGCGCCCAAAGGGCTTGCTGCGGGGGACAGTGTTGTTTCCGGTCGCGATTCACCGATCAAGACCGGCAATGCCATGCCACTGCGGAACATCCCGGTTGGTACGCTGGTGCATGCCGTCGAACTGAAGCCCGGCAAGGGTGCGCAGCTCGCACGTGCTGCCGGTACCGGTATCCAGATCGTGGCCCGTGAGGGCACATATGCGACCGTCCGGCTGCGCTCCGGCGAGATGCGGAAGGTGCATGTGGAGTGCCGCGCGACGATCGGCGAGGTTGGCCGCGAAGAGCACAACCTCCGTAAGTTCGGCAAGGCCGGCGCGAAGCGCTGGCGCGGTA
This genomic stretch from Chromatiales bacterium harbors:
- the rplB gene encoding 50S ribosomal protein L2, which encodes MALQQTKPTSPGRRFVVKVTTPDLHKGAPHAPLVVQIGRATGHNSHGRITTRHKGGGHKRLYRIIDFKRDKDGIPAKVEHIEYDPNRSAHIALLLYADGERRYIIAPKGLAAGDSVVSGRDSPIKTGNAMPLRNIPVGTLVHAVELKPGKGAQLARAAGTGIQIVAREGTYATVRLRSGEMRKVHVECRATIGEVGREEHNLRKFGKAGAKRWRGIRPTVRGVAMNPVDHPHGGGEGKTSGGRHPVTPWGVKTKGYKTRHNKRTAGMIVRRRDKK
- the rplW gene encoding 50S ribosomal protein L23, which produces MTVNLANEKLMSVLVGPHLSEKSSRVAEKVRQFVFKVRRDADKKQVKRAVELMFGVKVTAVQVVHVAGKVKRLGRSIGKRQDWKKAYVTLAEGQDIDFHGNA